In Lemur catta isolate mLemCat1 chromosome 1, mLemCat1.pri, whole genome shotgun sequence, one DNA window encodes the following:
- the LOC123631413 gene encoding cartilage intermediate layer protein 1 isoform X2 — protein sequence MVGTKAWVFSFLVLEVTSVLGRQRILTHSVRRVLPGRRTSSIFAKPADTLERSLRGDSERIWSPWSLWSKCSAACGHTGVQTRTRTCLAETVSLCTEATEEGQLCVSPACTACDLTCPMGQVNADCDACMCQDFILHGAVSLPGGAPASGATVYLLTKMPKLLTKTDSGGRFRVPGLCPDGKSILKITKTKFAPIVLTMPKTSLKTATINAEFVRAEAPYVVKNPETKARKAGQSVSLCCKATGKPSPDKYFWYHNDTLLDPSLYKHESKLVLRNLQRDQAGEYFCKAQSDAGAVKSRVAKLTVIAPSEAPCNPTPESYLIRLPHDCFQNATNSFYYDVGHCPVKICAGKQDNGIRCRDAVENCCGISRTEEREIQCSGYTLPTKVATQCSCQRCTETRSIVRGRVSAADNGEPMRFGHVYMGNSRVSMTGYKGTFTLHVPQDTERLVLTFVDRLQKFVNTTKVLPFNKKGSAVFHEIKMLRRKEPITLEAMETNIIPLGEVVGEDPVAELEIPSRSFYRQNGEPYTGKVKASVTFLDPRNISTATAAQSDFNFINDEGDTFPLRTYGMFSVDFTDEVTSEPLNAGKVKVHLDSTQVKMPEHVPAMKLWSLNPDTGLWEEEGDFKFESQRRNKREERTFLVGNMEIRERRLFNLDVPENRRCFIKVRAYRSERFLPSEQIQGVVVSVINLEPRAGFSSNPRAWGRFDSVLTGPNGACVPAFCDDQSPDAYSAYVLASLAGEELQAVESSPKFNPNAIGVPQPYLNKLKYRRTDHEDPRVKKTAFQISMAKPRPNSAEESNGPIYAFEDLRACEEAPPSAAHFRFYQIEGDRYDYNTVPFNEDDPMSWTEDYLAWWPKPMEFRACYIKVKIVGPLEVNVRSRNMGGTHRRTVGQLYGIRDVRSTRDRDQPNVSAACLEFKCSGMLYDQDRVDRTLVKVIPQGSCHRASVNPMLHEYLVNHLPLAVNNDSSEYTMLAPLDPLGHNYGIYTVTDQDPRTAKEIALGRCFDGTSDGSSRVMKSNVGVALTFNCVERQVGRQSAFQYLQSTPARTPAAGTVQGRMSSRRQQRASRGG from the exons GGAGGCAGAGGATACTCACCCACTCGGTAAGAAGAGTCCTGCCTGGGAGGAGGACCTCCAGCATCTTTGCCAAGCCTGCTGACACCCTGGAGA GGTCCCTGCGCGGAGACTCAGAGCGCATCTGGAGCCCGTGGTCTCTCTGGAGCAAGTGCTCAGCTGCCTGTGGTCACACTGGGGTCCAGACCCGCACGCGCACCTGCTTGGCGGAGACAGTGTCGCTGTGCACTGAGGCCACTGAGGAGGGTCAGCTCTGCGTGAGCCCAGCCTGTACAG CCTGTGACCTGACCTGCCCCATGGGCCAGGTGAATGCTGACTGTGATGCCTGCATGTGCCAGGACTTTATTCTTCATGGGgctgtctccctccctggaggTGCCCCAGCCTCGGGGGCCACTGTCTACCTGTTGACCAAGATGCCTAAGCTGCTGACCAAGACAGACAGTGGTGGGAGGTTCCGAGTCCCTGGCTTGTGCCCTGATGGCAAAAGCATCCTGAAAATCACAAAGACCAAGTTTGCCCCCATTGTACTCACAATGCCCAAGACTAGCCTGAAGACAGCCACCATCAATGCAGAGTTCGTGAGAGCAG AGGCTCCATACGTGGTGAAGAACCCCGAGACAAAAGCACGGAAAGCTGGGCAGAGCGTATCCCTGTGCTGTAAGGCCACGGGGAAGCCCAGTCCAGACAAGTATTTCTG GTATCACAATGACACATTGCTGGATCCCTCCCTCTACAAGCATGAGAGCAAGCTGGTACTGAGGAACCTGCAGCGGGACCAGGCTGGGGAGTACTTTTGCAAGGCCCAGAGTGACGCTGGAGCTGTGAAGTCCCGGGTTGCCAAGCTGACTGTCATAG CACCCAGTGAGGCTCCTTGCAACCCAACCCCTGAAAGCTACCTTATCCGGCTGCCCCACGATTGCTTCCAGAATGCCACCAACTCCTTCTACTATGACGTGGGCCACTGCCCTGTCAAGATCTGTGCAGGGAAGCAGGATAACGGAATCAGGTGCCGGGATGCCGTGGAGAACTGCTGTGGCATCTCCAGAACAGAGGAGAGGGAGATCCAGTGCAGTGGCTACACACTGCCCACCAAGGTGGCCACGCAGTGCAGCTGCCAGCGGTGCACGGAGACCCGGAGCATCGTGCGGGGCCGCGTCAGTGCTGCTGACAATGGGGAACCCATGCGCTTTGGCCATGTGTACATGGGGAACAGCCGTGTGAGCATGACTGGCTACAAGGGCACTTTCACCCTCCATGTCCCCCAGGACACCGAGAGGCTGGTGCTCACATTTGTGGACAGGCTGCAGAAGTTCGTCAATACCACCAAAGTTCTGCCCTTCAACAAGAAGGGGAGTGCAGTGTTCCATGAAATCAAGATGCTTCGGCGGAAAGAGCCCATCACTTTGGAGGCTATGGAGACAAACATTATCCCCCTGGGGGAGGTGGTTGGTGAAGACCCCGTGGCCGAACTGGAGATCCCATCCAGGAGCTTCTACAGGCAGAATGGGGAGCCCTACACAGGAAAAGTAAAGGCCAGCGTGACCTTCCTGGATCCCCGGAATATTTCCACAGCCACAGCTGCCCAGAGTGACTTTAACTTCATCAATGATGAAGGAGACACCTTCCCCCTTCGGACATACGGCATGTTCTCTGTGGACTTCACAGATGAGGTCACCTCAGAGCCACTTAATGCTGGCAAGGTAAAGGTGCACCTCGACTCGACCCAGGTCAAGATGCCAGAGCACGTACCCGCAATGAAACTCTGGTCACTCAACCCAGACACGGGGCTGTGGGAGGAAGAAGGTGATTTCAAATTTGAGAGCCAAAGGAGGaacaaaagggaagagagaacCTTCCTGGTGGGCAACATGGAGATCCGTGAGAGGAGGCTCTTTAACCTGGATGTCCCTGAAAACAGGAGGTGCTTTATCAAGGTGAGGGCATACCGCAGCGAGAGGTTCTTGCCCAGTGAGCAGATCCAGGGCGTTGTGGTCTCCGTGATCAACCTGGAGCCCAGAGCTGGCTTTTCTTCCAACCCTAGGGCCTGGGGCCGCTTTGACAGTGTCCTCACAGGCCCCAATGGGGCCTGCGTGCCTGCCTTCTGTGATGACCAGTCCCCTGATGCCTACTCCGCCTATGTCTTGGCAAGCCTGGCTGGGGAGGAATTGCAAGCAGTGGAGTCTTCTCCTAAATTCAACCCAAATGCAATTGGCGTCCCTCAGCCCTACCTCAACAAGCTCAAGTACCGGCGGACAGACCATGAGGACCCACGGGTTAAAAAGACAGCTTTCCAGATCAGCATGGCCAAGCCAAGGCCCAATTCAGCTGAAGAGAGCAATGGGCCCATTTATGCCTTTGAGGACCTCCGGGCATGCGAAGAGGCACCACCCAGTGCGGCCCACTTCCGGTTCTACCAGATTGAGGGGGATCGGTATGACTACAACACAGTCCCTTTTAATGAAGATGACCCCATGAGCTGGACGGAAGACTACCTGGCATGGTGGCCTAAGCCGATGGAGTTCAGGGCCTGCTACATCAAGGTGAAGATCGTGGGACCCCTGGAGGTGAATGTGAGATCCCGCAACATGGGGGGCACCCACCGGCGGACAGTGGGGCAGCTGTACGGAATCCGGGATGTGAGGAGCACCCGGGACAGGGACCAGCCCAATGTCTCAGCTGCCTGTCTAGAGTTCAAGTGCAGTGGGATGCTTTATGACCAGGACCGCGTGGACCGCACACTGGTGAAGGTCATCCCCCAGGGCAGCTGCCATCGAGCCAGTGTGAATCCCATGCTGCATGAGTACCTGGTCAACCACCTACCGCTGGCAGTCAACAATGACAGCAGCGAGTACACCATGCTGGCACCCCTGGACCCCCTGGGCCACAACTATGGCATCTACACCGTCACTGACCAGGACCCTCGCACGGCCAAGGAGATTGCACTTGGCCGGTGCTTTGATGGCACATCTGATGGCTCCTCCAGAGTCATGAAGAGCAACGTGGGAGTGGCCCTTACCTTTAACTGCGTAGAGAGGCAGGTGGGTCGCCAGAGTGCTTTCCAGTACCTTCAAAGCACCCCGGCCCGGACCCCCGCTGCAGGTACTGTCCAAGGAAGAATGTCCTCAAGGAGGCAGCAGCGGGCAAGCAGGGGTGGCTAG
- the LOC123631413 gene encoding cartilage intermediate layer protein 1 isoform X1: MVGTKAWVFSFLVLEVTSVLGRQRILTHSVRRVLPGRRTSSIFAKPADTLENPGEWTTWFNVDHPGGQGDYERLDAIRFYYGDRVCARPLWLEARTTDWTPAGSTGQVVHSSPREGFWCLNSEQRPGQNCSNYTVRFLCPPGSLRGDSERIWSPWSLWSKCSAACGHTGVQTRTRTCLAETVSLCTEATEEGQLCVSPACTACDLTCPMGQVNADCDACMCQDFILHGAVSLPGGAPASGATVYLLTKMPKLLTKTDSGGRFRVPGLCPDGKSILKITKTKFAPIVLTMPKTSLKTATINAEFVRAEAPYVVKNPETKARKAGQSVSLCCKATGKPSPDKYFWYHNDTLLDPSLYKHESKLVLRNLQRDQAGEYFCKAQSDAGAVKSRVAKLTVIAPSEAPCNPTPESYLIRLPHDCFQNATNSFYYDVGHCPVKICAGKQDNGIRCRDAVENCCGISRTEEREIQCSGYTLPTKVATQCSCQRCTETRSIVRGRVSAADNGEPMRFGHVYMGNSRVSMTGYKGTFTLHVPQDTERLVLTFVDRLQKFVNTTKVLPFNKKGSAVFHEIKMLRRKEPITLEAMETNIIPLGEVVGEDPVAELEIPSRSFYRQNGEPYTGKVKASVTFLDPRNISTATAAQSDFNFINDEGDTFPLRTYGMFSVDFTDEVTSEPLNAGKVKVHLDSTQVKMPEHVPAMKLWSLNPDTGLWEEEGDFKFESQRRNKREERTFLVGNMEIRERRLFNLDVPENRRCFIKVRAYRSERFLPSEQIQGVVVSVINLEPRAGFSSNPRAWGRFDSVLTGPNGACVPAFCDDQSPDAYSAYVLASLAGEELQAVESSPKFNPNAIGVPQPYLNKLKYRRTDHEDPRVKKTAFQISMAKPRPNSAEESNGPIYAFEDLRACEEAPPSAAHFRFYQIEGDRYDYNTVPFNEDDPMSWTEDYLAWWPKPMEFRACYIKVKIVGPLEVNVRSRNMGGTHRRTVGQLYGIRDVRSTRDRDQPNVSAACLEFKCSGMLYDQDRVDRTLVKVIPQGSCHRASVNPMLHEYLVNHLPLAVNNDSSEYTMLAPLDPLGHNYGIYTVTDQDPRTAKEIALGRCFDGTSDGSSRVMKSNVGVALTFNCVERQVGRQSAFQYLQSTPARTPAAGTVQGRMSSRRQQRASRGG; this comes from the exons GGAGGCAGAGGATACTCACCCACTCGGTAAGAAGAGTCCTGCCTGGGAGGAGGACCTCCAGCATCTTTGCCAAGCCTGCTGACACCCTGGAGA ATCCTGGCGAGTGGACAACATGGTTCAACGTCGACCACCCAGGCGGGCAGGGCGACTATGAGCGGCTTGACGCTATTCGCTTCTACTATGGGGATCGCGTATGTGCCCGTCCCCTGTGGCTAGAGGCTCGGACCACTGACTGGACGCCTGCAGGCAGCACTGGCCAGGTGGTCCATAGCAGTCCTCGTGAGGGCTTCTGGTGCCTCAACAGCGAGCAGCGGCCCGGCCAGAACTGCTCCAATTACACCGTGCGCTTCCTCTGCCCACCAG GGTCCCTGCGCGGAGACTCAGAGCGCATCTGGAGCCCGTGGTCTCTCTGGAGCAAGTGCTCAGCTGCCTGTGGTCACACTGGGGTCCAGACCCGCACGCGCACCTGCTTGGCGGAGACAGTGTCGCTGTGCACTGAGGCCACTGAGGAGGGTCAGCTCTGCGTGAGCCCAGCCTGTACAG CCTGTGACCTGACCTGCCCCATGGGCCAGGTGAATGCTGACTGTGATGCCTGCATGTGCCAGGACTTTATTCTTCATGGGgctgtctccctccctggaggTGCCCCAGCCTCGGGGGCCACTGTCTACCTGTTGACCAAGATGCCTAAGCTGCTGACCAAGACAGACAGTGGTGGGAGGTTCCGAGTCCCTGGCTTGTGCCCTGATGGCAAAAGCATCCTGAAAATCACAAAGACCAAGTTTGCCCCCATTGTACTCACAATGCCCAAGACTAGCCTGAAGACAGCCACCATCAATGCAGAGTTCGTGAGAGCAG AGGCTCCATACGTGGTGAAGAACCCCGAGACAAAAGCACGGAAAGCTGGGCAGAGCGTATCCCTGTGCTGTAAGGCCACGGGGAAGCCCAGTCCAGACAAGTATTTCTG GTATCACAATGACACATTGCTGGATCCCTCCCTCTACAAGCATGAGAGCAAGCTGGTACTGAGGAACCTGCAGCGGGACCAGGCTGGGGAGTACTTTTGCAAGGCCCAGAGTGACGCTGGAGCTGTGAAGTCCCGGGTTGCCAAGCTGACTGTCATAG CACCCAGTGAGGCTCCTTGCAACCCAACCCCTGAAAGCTACCTTATCCGGCTGCCCCACGATTGCTTCCAGAATGCCACCAACTCCTTCTACTATGACGTGGGCCACTGCCCTGTCAAGATCTGTGCAGGGAAGCAGGATAACGGAATCAGGTGCCGGGATGCCGTGGAGAACTGCTGTGGCATCTCCAGAACAGAGGAGAGGGAGATCCAGTGCAGTGGCTACACACTGCCCACCAAGGTGGCCACGCAGTGCAGCTGCCAGCGGTGCACGGAGACCCGGAGCATCGTGCGGGGCCGCGTCAGTGCTGCTGACAATGGGGAACCCATGCGCTTTGGCCATGTGTACATGGGGAACAGCCGTGTGAGCATGACTGGCTACAAGGGCACTTTCACCCTCCATGTCCCCCAGGACACCGAGAGGCTGGTGCTCACATTTGTGGACAGGCTGCAGAAGTTCGTCAATACCACCAAAGTTCTGCCCTTCAACAAGAAGGGGAGTGCAGTGTTCCATGAAATCAAGATGCTTCGGCGGAAAGAGCCCATCACTTTGGAGGCTATGGAGACAAACATTATCCCCCTGGGGGAGGTGGTTGGTGAAGACCCCGTGGCCGAACTGGAGATCCCATCCAGGAGCTTCTACAGGCAGAATGGGGAGCCCTACACAGGAAAAGTAAAGGCCAGCGTGACCTTCCTGGATCCCCGGAATATTTCCACAGCCACAGCTGCCCAGAGTGACTTTAACTTCATCAATGATGAAGGAGACACCTTCCCCCTTCGGACATACGGCATGTTCTCTGTGGACTTCACAGATGAGGTCACCTCAGAGCCACTTAATGCTGGCAAGGTAAAGGTGCACCTCGACTCGACCCAGGTCAAGATGCCAGAGCACGTACCCGCAATGAAACTCTGGTCACTCAACCCAGACACGGGGCTGTGGGAGGAAGAAGGTGATTTCAAATTTGAGAGCCAAAGGAGGaacaaaagggaagagagaacCTTCCTGGTGGGCAACATGGAGATCCGTGAGAGGAGGCTCTTTAACCTGGATGTCCCTGAAAACAGGAGGTGCTTTATCAAGGTGAGGGCATACCGCAGCGAGAGGTTCTTGCCCAGTGAGCAGATCCAGGGCGTTGTGGTCTCCGTGATCAACCTGGAGCCCAGAGCTGGCTTTTCTTCCAACCCTAGGGCCTGGGGCCGCTTTGACAGTGTCCTCACAGGCCCCAATGGGGCCTGCGTGCCTGCCTTCTGTGATGACCAGTCCCCTGATGCCTACTCCGCCTATGTCTTGGCAAGCCTGGCTGGGGAGGAATTGCAAGCAGTGGAGTCTTCTCCTAAATTCAACCCAAATGCAATTGGCGTCCCTCAGCCCTACCTCAACAAGCTCAAGTACCGGCGGACAGACCATGAGGACCCACGGGTTAAAAAGACAGCTTTCCAGATCAGCATGGCCAAGCCAAGGCCCAATTCAGCTGAAGAGAGCAATGGGCCCATTTATGCCTTTGAGGACCTCCGGGCATGCGAAGAGGCACCACCCAGTGCGGCCCACTTCCGGTTCTACCAGATTGAGGGGGATCGGTATGACTACAACACAGTCCCTTTTAATGAAGATGACCCCATGAGCTGGACGGAAGACTACCTGGCATGGTGGCCTAAGCCGATGGAGTTCAGGGCCTGCTACATCAAGGTGAAGATCGTGGGACCCCTGGAGGTGAATGTGAGATCCCGCAACATGGGGGGCACCCACCGGCGGACAGTGGGGCAGCTGTACGGAATCCGGGATGTGAGGAGCACCCGGGACAGGGACCAGCCCAATGTCTCAGCTGCCTGTCTAGAGTTCAAGTGCAGTGGGATGCTTTATGACCAGGACCGCGTGGACCGCACACTGGTGAAGGTCATCCCCCAGGGCAGCTGCCATCGAGCCAGTGTGAATCCCATGCTGCATGAGTACCTGGTCAACCACCTACCGCTGGCAGTCAACAATGACAGCAGCGAGTACACCATGCTGGCACCCCTGGACCCCCTGGGCCACAACTATGGCATCTACACCGTCACTGACCAGGACCCTCGCACGGCCAAGGAGATTGCACTTGGCCGGTGCTTTGATGGCACATCTGATGGCTCCTCCAGAGTCATGAAGAGCAACGTGGGAGTGGCCCTTACCTTTAACTGCGTAGAGAGGCAGGTGGGTCGCCAGAGTGCTTTCCAGTACCTTCAAAGCACCCCGGCCCGGACCCCCGCTGCAGGTACTGTCCAAGGAAGAATGTCCTCAAGGAGGCAGCAGCGGGCAAGCAGGGGTGGCTAG